Genomic segment of Candidatus Flexicrinis affinis:
TCGCCGCAGCACCGCATGACGTTTAGGCCGCTTGTCCAAAGGCGGCTGTTGTGAACGTCACGCTGGTGCACGACTGGCTCAACCAGATGGGCGGGGCGGAAGACGTGCTGCTCGAACTTGCGGCCATGTACCCGGAGAACCCGATCTACACCAGCATCTACGATCCGGCGCAGCTTCCCGCCGCGTTCGACGCGCTCGACATCCGTCCGCTCTGGATGGATCGCCTGCCGTCGGTCCACCGCAAGCACCAGCGCTATCTGCCGCTGTACCCGTTAGCGTGGGGCGGCTTCGAGCCGCCGCCGACTGATATCGTGTTGACCAACAAGTCGGGATTCTGTCACGGATTGCGCAAGCCGTCGGGTGCGGTCCACGTGTGCTATTGTCTTGCGCCGACGCGCTACGTATGGCAGTTCGATGCCTACATTCAGCGTGAAGGATTGGGTCGCGCGACGAGCGCCGCGCTTCGCCCGCTGATCTCGATGCTGCGGCACTGGGATTATGCTGCGGCGCAGCGAGTCGATCACTTCGTCGCGATTTCGACCGAAGTGCAGGAACGGATTCGTGCGTATTACAACCGCGAGTCGAAGATCATCTATCCGCCGGTCGATACGACACGCTTTTCGGCGGCACGCACCGACATTATCGGCGACTACTACCTGATCGTGTCGCGTCTGATCCCGTACAAGCGGATCGATCTGGCGGTCGCGGCGTGCACGAAACTGGGCGTGAACCTGAAGATCGGCGGTCGCGGTCGCGATCTGGATCGCCTCAAGGCATTGGCTGGGCCGACCGTCGAGTTCCTCGGCTATGTGCCGGACGACGATTTACCCGATCTGATGGCACGCGCTAAGGCGTTTATCTTTCCCGGCTTCGAGGACTTCGGAATTACCCCGGTGCAGGCGCAGGCCGCCGGCCGGCCCGTTATCGCATACGCGTCTGGCGGCGCGCTCGATACGGTCGTGCCCGGACTGTCGGGTGTCCTGTTCGAGGAACAGACTGTCGATTCGCTGGCAGATGCGCTGTCGGCCTTTGACGCGACGGCGTACGACCCGGCGGCGATGCAAGCGCATGCGCGCACATTCGACCGGGCAGTGTTCCGCGAAGAACTGGCGGCATTTGTCGCGTCGGCATGGCGCGCTCGCGACGGCTGATCGTATAATGGAACTAACTTGAGCCGGAACGGACTTGTACGCTAAGGATACATGAATGATGAGTCAGGCACGTTCCCCGCTTTCCAGTCAGGAGCGCCAGCAGATTCGCGCGCTGGCACGTTTCCTCTTGTTCGTGCTGATTGCCATCGCGTTGGCGGCGGTCGCGATCTCCGTGATCGTCAGCCTCGTGAACGGTCAGCCTGACGCCATCGTGGCGACATCGACGCCATAGCCGGTGCCGCGCGATTTCCAGCCCAGCGCCGAGTGGCGGGCGCGCATGGAACACGACTGCGGGTGCGCCCTGCCCGCAGAGGCTCGCGAGGCGATCGCGCTGTTCAACGCCGGCGAATACTACAAACAGCATGACGCGTTGGAAGCGCTGTGGGCGGCGACGGAGTCACCGGTTCGCGAGTTGTATCGCGCCATCCTGCAGATCGGAATTGCGTATTATCACGTCGAAGGCGGCAACTGGCGCGGCGCGCTGAAAATGCTGGATCGGGGGCTTCGCTGGGCGGACTTCGCACCCGAGACGTGCCAGGGTGTCGATGTCGAGGCTCTGCGTCGGAACGCGCGCCGCTTACGCCGGGCGATTGCCGAGGCTGGGCCAGACCGTCTGGACACCGTAGATCGTGCGCTGCTGACGCCTGTCCCGATGGTCTAGCGGGGCGCTACTGCTCGACGTAGAGCGACTTAATGTCGGCGTCCGTGAGGGTGTCCGAGTCCGCACGGTCGGCAAGCCGCTGGCACATGGCGTACATACGGTCGATGGTCGGGCGCGGCACGATGCCGGAGCCAATCGGCTGGTCGAGGAATAAGGCGCCGATGCCGCGAATGGGCAGCACTACGTAGATGCGCAAGTTCTTGATGCTGGTGTTCGTGCTGGGGGCCTCGGTCGGGTCGATGAACGTGTTGTTGCTCAGGACCAACTGCCCGCTCGAAAGCGCGCGCCGCACAAGGCTGTGCATATACTCGCTGATGTCTGGCGAGGCCGTACTGTGGCTGTCGAGCACCGCATGCTCAACCAGCGCGCCTTCGCTGTCAAACGCATAGGCACGATCAACCCGCGTTTCGCCAATCGCGAACCGAACCATCCGCGTCAGGACATTTTCAGACATGGTTCCCCTAATGCATCGGCGCGCAGCCGGGTTTTCCCAATGCGAGCATAGTACCACATTTGGCCTCAGGCTGACTACGCCCCCAACCAATGAGGGCTTGGGCGTGTCCTCAGGAGATGCTCACGGTCGTCATGATATAATCGGCCGCTGTTGTGAACGTATGGCTCCGCTTCGGTGAGCTTTTCGGGAGGTTGTAATGATGGGTGGCATTGGCGGGTTACTCGGCGCAGTTGCGGCCGTAGCGTTTCTTCTGTTCCTTGGTGGTATCGGCTTGATCGTCGTTTGGTCTTCGCAGAACCGCCCCGTACGCGGGCTGATTCCGCTGGTGGTGATCGCTCTGATCGCGGGTCTTGGTCTGTCGCTCGTCAGTCAAGGCGTGATCGTCGTCGAGCCTCAGCAGGTCGCGGTCGTATTCCAGACGTTCACCGGTGACCTCGATACGCCGCGGCGCTCCGGGACGCACATCATCGTTCCAGTGCTGCAAGAAGCCACGATCTACCCGATCAGCTTCCAGCAGTACACGATGTCCGGGGTTGCGGAAGAAGCCTCGAGAAGTGGAGACGATGCCGTTCAGGTGCGTACGATCGACGGCCAGGAAGTGCTGCTGGATGTGACCGTCATCTATCGCATCGACCCGCAGAACGTCAATATTGTGCACGAACGTTGGCAGAATCGGTATGAGGATGACCTGATCCGCCCGGTGCTGCGCGGCTTCGTCCGCGATGCGGTGAGCGGTTTCCGTGCCGAGGCTGTCTATGCCGACAGCCGTACGGTAATTCAAGAGGCGATCGAAGAAGCCACACGTCAGCGGCTTGAAGAAGAAGGCTTCGAGGTCTCTGACCTGATTATCCGCAACGTGACGTTCAGCAACGAGGAATTCGCGCAGTCCATCGAGCGCGTGCAGATTGCCGAGCGGCAGGCACAGGAAGCAGCCTTCCGCGTACAGCAGGAAGAGCAGGAAGCCGAGCGTGTGCGCGTGACCGCGCAGGGTGCACGTGACGCAGCCATCGCTCGCGCTGAAGGTGAGGCGGAAGGAATCCGCTTGCTCGCACAAGCTCAGGCCGAAGCGCTTGCGCTCGTGAGCGAACAGCTTGCCGCCAACCCGCTGCTTATCCAGTACGAATACATTCGCAATCTGTCGGACAACGTCGGGATTGCGCTTGTACCCAGCAACAGTCCATTCCTGTTCGACCTTGAGTCGCTCTCTAACGCGGCGACGGCGACGGGCGGCAATTAGCTCGCTCGGCCAGCCCGTCGTGGGAGGACTCAACAACCTGATATCTCACACCCCGTCCGGTCAACCGGACGGGGTTTCACGATGGGCACATAACACATGATCGACGAGAAGTCACTCAAGACTCTGGAATATCACAAGGTCCTCGAAAAGCTGATCGAGTTCACGTCTTTCAGCGGCAGCGCGGAGTTGGTGCGCGAACTGCGCCCGACCGACCGCTACGACGAGGCAGAAACATGGCAGCGCGAGACAGCCGAAGCCCGCGCGATGTTCGCCGACAAGGTCAACATCTCGCTTGGCGGCGTCTTCGACGTGCGCGACCTCGCCATCGGCGCGCAGCGCAGCGTCATCATCGAAGCGTCCGACCTGCTTAGCATCCGGTCGACCATGCGCCGCGCAACGACCATCAAACGTTCGTTGGGCCGCATGAAGTCGATGTATCCGATGCTGTCCGATCTGGCACAGCAGGCCGAGGAATGTATCGACCTACAGGATGCAATTGCAGCGGCGATCGACGACAACGCCGAGGTGAAGGACACGGCGAGCGCGCGCCTAGCGGTCATCCGGCGCGATCTCAAGATCGCGTTCGACCGTCTGCAGACGAAGCTCAACCGCCTCCTCAACTCTCACGCCAAGTCCGGTTTCCTGCAGGAACAACTTATCACGCAGCGTAACGGACGTTATGTCATCCCGATCAAAGCCGATCACAAAGGCAAGATTCCTGGCATCGTGCATGACTCGTCGTCATCCGGCGCGACCCTGTTCATCGAGCCGATCGAAACGGTCGAACTGAACAATCAGTGGCGCGAGCTTCAGCTTGAGGAAGAGAAGGAAATCCGCCGGATACTGCTGGCGCTGACCGATCTGGTATCTACCGACAGCGAGCGCATCGTGCGAACAGTCGAGGTGCTGGCCTACCTCGACCTCGTTTTAGCCAAGGCCCAGTATGCGGATCGAACCAAGTCCACGGAACCGACGCTGGTGCCGTTCATGGCCAAGCGTGGATCGTCGCCTGCGACTGAAGGGCGGCACCCCGGCAGCACGATCGAGCTGCGCGGCGCGCGGCACCCGCTGCTCAAGGGCAACGTTGTCCCGATCGACGTGGAGTTCGATGCCGACACATGGGTGCTTGTCATCACCGGCCCGAACACTGGCGGCAAGACGGTTGCCCTCAAGACCGTCGGCTTGATGGTGGCGCTGGCGCAAAGCGGGATGCATCTGCCAGCGGAGTTTGCCAAGCTGAGCGTGTTCGACGCGATGTTTGCGGATATTGGCGACGAGCAGAGCATCGAACAGTCGCTTTCGACGTTCAGCTCGCACTTGACCAATACCATCCGCATCCTCGACGCGGTCGATCAACACTCGCTCGTGCTGCTGGACGAACTGGGCGCGGGAACCGACCCGACCGAAGGCTCGGCGCTGGCCCGTGCGATCCTCAGCCACCTGCTTGATCGGCAGGTGACGACAATGGTCACTACGCATCACCCGGAACTGAAGGTCTACAGCGTCGAGACGCCGGGCGTACGCAATGCCAGCGTCGAGTTTGACCTCGAAACACTCGCGCCGACCTACCGCCTGATCGTCGGGTTGCCCGGGCGCTCGAACGCGCTTGCGATTGCCCGCCGGCTTGGGCTGGGCGAGTCGATCATCGAAGCGGCGCGGGGCATGGTTGCCACCGAGGACTTGATCGCCGACGATCTGCTTGACGAGATCCACCGCACGCGCGAGATGATCCGCCGGCAGAACGAAGAGGCCGCCGCCCTGCGTCAGGAATTGCAGGAGCAGCGGGATTCGCTGCAAGCGCGGCTGGACAAGATTGAAGACGAACGGCGCGACATCATCAACGCGGCACGCCGCAACGCCGAGACGGAATTGGCCGAGCTTCAGCGCGAGATTAAGCGCCTGCGCAGCGACATGCGCACGGCCGGGCTGCCTCTCGATGCGCTGCGATCCGTGCAGATGGGGGCTGATCGCCTGAACTCCCAGAACAGCGCGCCGGTCGAAAACGTCACCGAAGCGGTCGAACGCGACGAATGGCATCCGCGCCTCGGCGATACGGTCTGGTTGGCGACACTCAACATGGAAGGCGTCGTCACCGAGCTGTCGGGCAGCGATGTCGTTGTGCAGGTCGGCAAACTACGCGTCCGTGCCGACATCGGCGAACTGCAGAAGCGCGACGCCAGTAAGAAGCGCCAGATGAAGCGCGGTCAACCGCGCGTGTATGCCGAGACCGAGCCGAGCGTTCCGCGCGGAAAGTCGCCGGGGTTGGAGCTTGATCTGCGCGGGCAGCGAGTCGAAACGGCGTTGGAGCGGGTTGATTGGTACGTGGATGCGGCCTACAACGCGGGTCTGCCGTTTGCGCGGATCATCCACGGCAAAGGTACGGGCGCGCTGCGCAAAGCGGTGCGTGAGTTTGTGGAGTCCCATCGGCTGATCAGCAAAGTCGAAACCGCGCATCCTAACGAGGGTGGCGACGGCGTAACGATCATCCACATGGTGCCGACCACCTAGCGCTTACCCAACGTCGGCTGTTCAAACGACTGCCTCGTGCGTATTATTACGCTCAGGCAGTCGTTTTCTTTCCCCACGGGTACATGGTTCGTTTTCTGCTTTCACTGATTATCGGGTTGGTCATCGGTGTCATCGTTGGCCTTTACCTCGGCTGGTTCCAATTTCCGGTCGAGTATCTAGATAGTCCGATCAGCAGGCTCGACCCGCAGTATCGCGACACCTACACGGTGATGATCGCCAACGGCTATCGCAGCGACGGCGACGCGCTGGCAGCCATCGAGCGGCTGCGCGTGTTGGGCGTGCAGGACGTGCCCGATTTCGTCTACCAGCAGGCCGAGCGCTACATCGCCAACTCGCGCGATCTACGTGACATCCGCGCCCTGATCGCGCTCAGCGAAGGGCTGGGCCGCACCTCTGCGCAGTTCGACTCCTACCGTCAGGCGACGGTGCCGGAGGGGGGATGAGCGCGCAGATTCCGCGTGACAGCCGATACTACCGTCCGCGCCGCGCGCTGTCGTGGGGAGCGTTGATCTTCGGGATTCTCGCGGGATTGGCCGGCGGATTGTACTGGGCTTGGCAGGTCGCGCCGGTCGAGGAGACCGACACGGCGCCGTGGCAGTTGAACGCCCAAAGTCGCGCTGACTATGTCGTGGCGATCATGGTCGGCTATGGATACGACGGCGACCTCGGTGCGGCGGTGGCACGCTTGCTTGACCTGCGCCCGCAAGGCGATCCGGTGCAGTACGTCGCCGATGTCGCGTGCGACCTGGCGCGCTCGGGCTATGTCGACAGCGCCAGCGGCGAGCGCGCGATCCGCACCATGATGACGTTCTACCGCAATCAAGGGCGGGCCGGATGCGCCGACCAGCTCATCCCGCTGTTCGTGGGTCCAACTCCGACCCCGCCGTCCACCGTATTTGAAATCCCGACCCTGCCGCCCCCGCCGACCAAGACCGCCACGCCGCCATCCGACGTGGGCGATCCGGGCAGCACGCCAGTGCGGGTCGTGCCGACGGTGGTGCCGCAAGGCGCCTTCGATATCGTCCGGCTTGAACGGTTCTGCGATGCGGACACGCCGGGCCTGATTACCGTGCAGGTGCAGGAGCGCGATGGAACTCCACTGCCCGGCCAGCGCGTGCGCGCAAGCTGGCGCGACGGCGAGAGCGTGTTTGTAACCGGCTTGAAACCTGGGCGAACACGTGACTACGCCGATTTCGTAATGGAACCCGGTATCGGCTACACCGTCGATATGCCCGGCCAGAGCGATCCGTCACAGGTGATCACCAGCGAGTTGTGCAACGACGCGACGGGCCAGAACACCAATTCATCGTACCGGGTGGTGTTCCGTCCTTCATTCTAGTTGCTCGATCCGTCTTCGGCCAGCATACGAGCGAGAAACGCCTCGACCGCGTCACGCGCCTCGATGCTGCCAGTCACCGCGAACTTCTCGATGAATCCGTGCGGCGCTCCGTCGGGATACAGCACCTCGACCGTCACGCCCACATCGGCTAATCGCTCCGCGTAATGCTCGCTCTCGCTGATCGGCACGATGTTGTCAGCCGTGCCGTGAATCACGAGCGTCGGCGGTTCGCTGCCGTCGATCCACGCCAGCGGCGACGCATCGGCCCATGCCGCCTCAAGCTGTCGGGAACCAAGTTCAAGCAGATTGACCCCAAGATAGCCGCCGGTCACCCGCTTGAGCAAACCGCACCGGGCGGTGCAGGTCGTGAGGTCTCCGTACATGTAGTACGTCACCGCGGCACGGAACGTGAATTCGTTGGGCAGTGCATACGCGCAGCCGTCCAGCAGCGCGGGAAGGTCGTCGTGTGCGGCCAACAGGGCGGCGGCGTTGCCCCCGGCCGACTCGCCGATGATCGCCACCCGCGATAGATCGAATGGGTAGCCGTCCGGGTTGGTCGTTGTCCACGCCAACGCGCACACCACGTCGCTTATCGGCGTCGGGTAGGGGTGAATGGGCGCGAGTCGGTACTGGGGCGTCACGACCGCGTATCCGCGTTCAGCGAAATACGCCGCGTATGGCGCGAGGATCTCCTTGCGGCCAGCGACGTACCCGCCGCCGTGGATCATGAAAATCACGGGCAGGTCCGCGTCCTGAGGATAATCGGCGGGCAGGTAAACGTCCAACACCAACCGTTCATCGGCGGTGCTGAACGCGTGCGTAACCACCTGCACGGCAGGCTGGGGTTGGGCAAGCGCAAAGCCGCTGAGCGCCGCCAGAATCAACGCAGCGAGGCGATTCATTCGAGTGATACGGTTTGCACATCCTGCTTGACGTAGATGCGCGTGCGATTCGGCACGTCATGGAACACGTGCGTTCCGGGACCGACCTGCGCGCCTTCGCCGACCTTAACGCCGGGCATGGTCATCACATCGACCGACAGGAACGCGTCCTGACCGACAATCGCGCCAAGCTTTGACAGACCGGTATCGACGCGCGCGCCCTTAACGATCGTCGGAACGGGTCCGCGATCCATCCGTAAATTGGCGGTTGTACAGCCTGCGCTGAAGTTCACGCGCGGGGCGAAGATCGAGTCGAGGACCCGGCACGCGTGCAGCGCACAGTTGTCGGCCACGTAGCTGCGCGCGACCTCGGTGGTGAAACCGACGTCGACGTGATCCAGCACCATCGAATTGCGCACGAGCGCGTTGTTGCCGACGATCGACCCCGCGCCGACGTAAGCCGGGCCGACGACCGCTGCACCGGGGAATATGCGTGCGTCCGGACCGACGTACACATTCCCGATCAGCGATGCCGTCTTGGCGACGAACGCGCTGGGGTGGACGTTTTGACCATCAATTTGGCCGAGGAAGAAGTTCATCACGTCGAGCACGTGCCACGGGAACTTGAGCGCGGTCCACTGCCCGCTGTACCGGACGACGTAGTACGGGTGATCGGCCATCAACCGATCCATCGCGCGTTCGTAGTGATCGTCTGGCGTGGCAGCACGCGCGTATTCGGCCTCGATGGCCTCGATCAACCGGGCTGCATCGGCGTGGATGTGGGCCACGATACTGACGAGATTGCTCGGACGATTCTCCGCGCCGGGCTTCTCGACCATTCCGGTGATGCGGCCATCGCCGTCGACGATTAGATAGCCGCCGGGAAAGTAGTCCTCGCGCTCGACTCCGGCTAGATACGACCGCGACGGGTCGGCGCGGTAGCGGTCGAGCATTTCTAGATGGAGCGAACTGTCGGTCAAGTCGTGGACCTGTGTCACGTATATCGCTGGATGTTCCGACAGCGGCAGCACTTCGCCTGCGCGTAGCAAGGCGTCACCCATGCCCTTCGGCTCGGGCTGTGTGACGACTTGAACCCGCAGCCCTGACACGCGCGACGTCATGTCGCGGATAAGGTCGGTGTTCTCCGGGTTGCCGACAATCACGACGTCGCCGAACCCGAGTGCCGAGTAGCGCTGAAGCTGGTAGATCAGGAGAGGGTGTTCACCGAAACGGATCAACGACTTTTCGCGCAGCGGCCACATCCGCGACGACGCCCCTCCAGCAAGAACGATCAGATACGGTTTCTGCATAGGTCCACTTGTCCTCAGGTGCATCAAGTTGCGCGCGCGTTCAGCCCGCTGTAGATCAAGAAATTCTCAAGTTGGGCAAGATCATGGTCGCTCTGGGCGGCCGAGTGCGATTCGAACAACAAGCGCCCGCCGAAGTCAGCAATTTCCTCATTATTCCACAGGGCGCGATAATACATCAGGGCGTCCGCATCGAGATCCGCATTGCCACCTGCCTGCCGGTATCCCGCCAGAACGAGGTTGTTGGGGTCGGCGAAGAACACCAGATCGCGCTCTTTGGGCGCGTAAAGCATGTCGTCCCAGTCGATTAAGTACGGCTCAGGTCCAAACAAGATGTTGCCCCATGTCGGGTCGCCGTGGCAGACGACCATCGGAACGGATACTCGTCGCATCTGTTCCGCGGCGTGCCTGAGCTGTTCGATCTCGCGACGGAGCGCGCCCTCACACGGCAGCAGGAGGATCGCCGTAGCGTGGTGTACGGGATCTTGACTCTCCAATGCGGCAGGCAGCGCATCGAGCACGTTCTGCGCGGTATCGGCAGCCGCAGTGGAGAAATGCTCCGAGGTCAATGGTACGTCGAGCGACGCGGCGTGGATCTTCGCAATCAGTCTGCCGATCGCGACCGCCTGCTCCTCCGTCCACTCCTGCTCGCGGAGAGGCGTTGCCAGCAGATACGGAAAGAGCGCTGCGTCGAATCCGCCAATCCGAAACATCAAGCTCCCGGCGCGGGTCGGAACCGCGGACACCACGCGATCCGTGTTCAACGTCTCTCGAAGCGCCCGGCACGCGACGAGACGTTCGAGCAGCGATTCGTCCACGCTGCCGTAGATCTTGAGATGGAACGCCCCCTGTGCGCTGGCGACTTTGAAGCCCCAAGCCTCCTCGCCGCCGCGCACGAATGTCAGAAGAGGGAACTCGAACTCGAATTCATCGTGCAGGGCGGCTTCGATCGCCTTGGTGGGTATCGGTGGAGGAGTGCGCATGACTCGTCGGGGTGGCGTCGGGGTCGTGCAAATAAAGATGGCATAGACTATAGCGTGTTTCGGCAACGATTGGACGCGCCTTACCGATGTGGATCTCGCTCGACGGGCCGACCGCCAACGTATTCGGATACCTGCTGCCGGCCTATCCACTGCTGATCGGAACCGCCTGCACAGCGACCGCGCTGCTGGCACTGGCCCTGTATGCCGGATCGTGGGCGCCGCAGCGGGTGGCGACGATGGTGCTCGTCATGGCGGCGGGCGCAATTGCCGCTGGCAGGGTCGAATATGTGTTGTACAACGCGCAGTTCTTCGCTGACGACGTCGGAGTGGCTTTCAGCGTGGCGTCCGGCGGCCTTGAGCCGCGCCTTGCGCTGTT
This window contains:
- a CDS encoding glycosyltransferase codes for the protein MNVTLVHDWLNQMGGAEDVLLELAAMYPENPIYTSIYDPAQLPAAFDALDIRPLWMDRLPSVHRKHQRYLPLYPLAWGGFEPPPTDIVLTNKSGFCHGLRKPSGAVHVCYCLAPTRYVWQFDAYIQREGLGRATSAALRPLISMLRHWDYAAAQRVDHFVAISTEVQERIRAYYNRESKIIYPPVDTTRFSAARTDIIGDYYLIVSRLIPYKRIDLAVAACTKLGVNLKIGGRGRDLDRLKALAGPTVEFLGYVPDDDLPDLMARAKAFIFPGFEDFGITPVQAQAAGRPVIAYASGGALDTVVPGLSGVLFEEQTVDSLADALSAFDATAYDPAAMQAHARTFDRAVFREELAAFVASAWRARDG
- a CDS encoding DUF309 domain-containing protein, which produces MPRDFQPSAEWRARMEHDCGCALPAEAREAIALFNAGEYYKQHDALEALWAATESPVRELYRAILQIGIAYYHVEGGNWRGALKMLDRGLRWADFAPETCQGVDVEALRRNARRLRRAIAEAGPDRLDTVDRALLTPVPMV
- a CDS encoding prohibitin family protein, whose translation is MMGGIGGLLGAVAAVAFLLFLGGIGLIVVWSSQNRPVRGLIPLVVIALIAGLGLSLVSQGVIVVEPQQVAVVFQTFTGDLDTPRRSGTHIIVPVLQEATIYPISFQQYTMSGVAEEASRSGDDAVQVRTIDGQEVLLDVTVIYRIDPQNVNIVHERWQNRYEDDLIRPVLRGFVRDAVSGFRAEAVYADSRTVIQEAIEEATRQRLEEEGFEVSDLIIRNVTFSNEEFAQSIERVQIAERQAQEAAFRVQQEEQEAERVRVTAQGARDAAIARAEGEAEGIRLLAQAQAEALALVSEQLAANPLLIQYEYIRNLSDNVGIALVPSNSPFLFDLESLSNAATATGGN
- a CDS encoding endonuclease MutS2, which translates into the protein MIDEKSLKTLEYHKVLEKLIEFTSFSGSAELVRELRPTDRYDEAETWQRETAEARAMFADKVNISLGGVFDVRDLAIGAQRSVIIEASDLLSIRSTMRRATTIKRSLGRMKSMYPMLSDLAQQAEECIDLQDAIAAAIDDNAEVKDTASARLAVIRRDLKIAFDRLQTKLNRLLNSHAKSGFLQEQLITQRNGRYVIPIKADHKGKIPGIVHDSSSSGATLFIEPIETVELNNQWRELQLEEEKEIRRILLALTDLVSTDSERIVRTVEVLAYLDLVLAKAQYADRTKSTEPTLVPFMAKRGSSPATEGRHPGSTIELRGARHPLLKGNVVPIDVEFDADTWVLVITGPNTGGKTVALKTVGLMVALAQSGMHLPAEFAKLSVFDAMFADIGDEQSIEQSLSTFSSHLTNTIRILDAVDQHSLVLLDELGAGTDPTEGSALARAILSHLLDRQVTTMVTTHHPELKVYSVETPGVRNASVEFDLETLAPTYRLIVGLPGRSNALAIARRLGLGESIIEAARGMVATEDLIADDLLDEIHRTREMIRRQNEEAAALRQELQEQRDSLQARLDKIEDERRDIINAARRNAETELAELQREIKRLRSDMRTAGLPLDALRSVQMGADRLNSQNSAPVENVTEAVERDEWHPRLGDTVWLATLNMEGVVTELSGSDVVVQVGKLRVRADIGELQKRDASKKRQMKRGQPRVYAETEPSVPRGKSPGLELDLRGQRVETALERVDWYVDAAYNAGLPFARIIHGKGTGALRKAVREFVESHRLISKVETAHPNEGGDGVTIIHMVPTT
- a CDS encoding alpha/beta hydrolase, with protein sequence MNRLAALILAALSGFALAQPQPAVQVVTHAFSTADERLVLDVYLPADYPQDADLPVIFMIHGGGYVAGRKEILAPYAAYFAERGYAVVTPQYRLAPIHPYPTPISDVVCALAWTTTNPDGYPFDLSRVAIIGESAGGNAAALLAAHDDLPALLDGCAYALPNEFTFRAAVTYYMYGDLTTCTARCGLLKRVTGGYLGVNLLELGSRQLEAAWADASPLAWIDGSEPPTLVIHGTADNIVPISESEHYAERLADVGVTVEVLYPDGAPHGFIEKFAVTGSIEARDAVEAFLARMLAEDGSSN
- a CDS encoding NTP transferase domain-containing protein, with protein sequence MQKPYLIVLAGGASSRMWPLREKSLIRFGEHPLLIYQLQRYSALGFGDVVIVGNPENTDLIRDMTSRVSGLRVQVVTQPEPKGMGDALLRAGEVLPLSEHPAIYVTQVHDLTDSSLHLEMLDRYRADPSRSYLAGVEREDYFPGGYLIVDGDGRITGMVEKPGAENRPSNLVSIVAHIHADAARLIEAIEAEYARAATPDDHYERAMDRLMADHPYYVVRYSGQWTALKFPWHVLDVMNFFLGQIDGQNVHPSAFVAKTASLIGNVYVGPDARIFPGAAVVGPAYVGAGSIVGNNALVRNSMVLDHVDVGFTTEVARSYVADNCALHACRVLDSIFAPRVNFSAGCTTANLRMDRGPVPTIVKGARVDTGLSKLGAIVGQDAFLSVDVMTMPGVKVGEGAQVGPGTHVFHDVPNRTRIYVKQDVQTVSLE
- a CDS encoding phosphotransferase; this encodes MRTPPPIPTKAIEAALHDEFEFEFPLLTFVRGGEEAWGFKVASAQGAFHLKIYGSVDESLLERLVACRALRETLNTDRVVSAVPTRAGSLMFRIGGFDAALFPYLLATPLREQEWTEEQAVAIGRLIAKIHAASLDVPLTSEHFSTAAADTAQNVLDALPAALESQDPVHHATAILLLPCEGALRREIEQLRHAAEQMRRVSVPMVVCHGDPTWGNILFGPEPYLIDWDDMLYAPKERDLVFFADPNNLVLAGYRQAGGNADLDADALMYYRALWNNEEIADFGGRLLFESHSAAQSDHDLAQLENFLIYSGLNARAT